TTCACGCTGACGCTCGCCTGCCTGACCGCGACCCACCGGGAACATCGGCGCACCATCAGACCGGATCGCCCACGCGCCAGCCCAGTCGTTGCCGCCGATGATCACCGGGCTGACACCATCATTCAGGTTGCGAAACGGCATCCCTTCCGCGCGTTCGGCATTTGGGGGGGCGGCCTCGACCCAAGCGGGTCCCCTGGCGCGGCCGGGAAACTCTTCCAGCAGGTAAAATGCGCGGGTCAGAACGTGGTCATGCGGCACCGGTTCCAACGGAGGCAAGCCCAGAGGCAAGGCAATCACACGCAGCCGACGGGCGGCGGCGCTTTCACCACCAAACCCTGCATCGCGGGTGTCGAACAGGATAAACCCACCGGTGGCCAAATAGGTTTTCAGACGCGCATAAGCAGCGGGGCTGGGTTGACGGGTTGTTTCGCTGACCGGCCAATAGAGAAGCGGGTAGACCGACAGCTCGTCACGTTCAATGTCCAATCCGACTGGCGGAGCTGGCTCGACCGAGGTGCGGGAAAACAGCTGATCCGACAGGCCCATCAAACCGGCTTCGGCGACCTCATCCGTGGCCGGATCGCCGGACAAAACATGCGCCAGTGTCACTGTGCTGGCCGCGGCAATCACCGCTTCGGGCGTATCGGCATCCTGCGCAACACTATGATCTGGCAGGACGAACAACGCCATCATAACAAACGCGCCCACGCGCGCCGCGTTTGTAATCACCCGATTGCGCAACCGCCCGGAAATCCACAGGCTGGCTAGAATATCGAGTGTTCCAAGGATCAGTGCAGCTGCCAACAGATACGGCGCAAGACTACGCGCAGCGCTTCGATCGTTCCATCTGGGGACTATACGGGATGGCCAGTTCGCAGGGTTCATCTGCGCGTCCGGCCCCAACGTATTCACTGCTAAACGACGGTCGCCATCGGCGTAAAGCCCCGGCGGCACCTCAGCGCTTGCACCATCCAGAAGTCTTGGCCCTTCCACCCCGGCTCGTGCCCCGGCTGGACCAAGTTGCCCAAACGGGTCCAGCACACGTTCGGCGACCCATTGCGTGCCCTCTAGTGTCTGCGCCTCGACCTGGCCGGGGCGGGTCGAGACCGCGAGCCGCTCGAGCATCTGGACAAACAAGCCAGACAAAGCCAGCGAAGACCATTCGGCATTGGCCGAGATGTGAAACAACACCACCTGACCCTGCCCCAGCGCCTTGCGGGTCACAAGCGGCGTGCCATCCGACAGTGACGCAAGGGTGCGGTCAGCAAGGTCGGGGCTGGGTTCAGCAAGAATTTGCGCCCGCACAAGGACGTCATCCGGCACCCGCAGCCCGAAGAAAGGCGAGGTTTCCGGGAATGGTGCCAGTGCGCGCGGGGCGCCCCAACTCATCGCACCCCCGACGACACGCCCACCCGAGCGAAGCCGCACAGGCAGCAAGATATCTTCAACGCCGCGCCCGGTGTCGGCTGCTGCCAGTCGCGGACCGGCAAAGCGCAGCAGCAGCCCACCTTGAGCCACCCACCCGGCCAGCGCCTTTTGGTCGGGTTCAGCAAGGCTAGGCACATCGGGCAGGATTAGCACCTCTGGCCCGGCTTCAATCAGCGTGTCGATCGCTGTGTCTTCAATCACTTCAGCGGATGGCACCAGAGCTTCGCGCAGGTAATGCAACGGCGACAACAACTCCAACCCCTCGCGCGACTGAGTGCCGGTCAAAAGCGCCACGCGGCGGCGGCGCAAGCTGTCATCGGCCAGCGTCACAGCCCCGGCGGCGCGCTGGTCTTCCAGTTGAAACCGTGTGATCCGGTTGCGCAACTCCGGTGGTAGGGACATCGGCACCTCGGTGCGGGCAGCCCCGGCCGAAAAGCTGAGCACAGAGGTGGCTAGCACCCGTTCAACCCCTGTCGGATCTGGACCAATACCCTGCACAACAATATCAACCCCGGTTGATACGCCAGTGCGAAGGGCTTCTAAGACAAGCGTGCCATCCTCAGCCCGCGCGGGCAATAAGCCTATGCGTGGCGCTGTGGGTTGCATGATTTCGACGCCGCCCTTTGCCTCAAACGCCGTCAGCAATTCTAGCCGCCCCTCACGTGATACCCCGTCCGAGATCCAGATCGTGTCTGCGTCCTGTAGCTCAGCAGCCCAGGCAGACGCTGCTCCATAAGGCTCCTCCCACGCGACTGGAGATAATCCGGCAAGCCGCACCCTCCATTCGCCCGCACTTTGCCATTGCGGCGCAGCGGCTCCCGCATCCGTAACTTCATGCGACAGGGCAATCGCAACAGGACGCCCGGCTTGTGCAGCAATATCGAGATGATCATCAATCGCACCGATGCGTTGTGGCCAATCCGACGCTGCCGTCCACCCTGCGTCGACAAAAATCAGAAGCGGCCCGCCACTGGACTGGCGTTGTTCAGGATTCAGTACCGGGCCTGCAAACCCAAGGATCAACGCGGCAACAGCCAACAGGCGCAGCAACAGAAGCCACCACGGCGTGCGGTCGCTCTCCGCATCGCGATCTTCCAGACCCAAAAGCAGTGTTACAGCCGGGAACCGTTGCCGCAGAGGCGCAGGTGGAATGGCACGCAACAGCAACCACAGCACCGGCAACGCCACCAACCCGGCCAATAGCCAGGGGGTCGTGAACGCAATGGGCAGGCCGAACATCATCTGTGCCCCTCGATCGCGTGATATAACCACAACAGCGCGGCGCTGTCGGCATCGCCACTGTGATGGGTGTGATATTGCCAACCAGTGCGGCGCGCCAGATCGGCAAGTTCGGATTTGCGGGCGGCCAGACGGTTCAGATAGCGGTCGCGCAGGTCATGTGCCTCGGTTGTGTCATGCTCCAGATGTCCGCTCATGTCTTCAAAAATCATTCGACCGTGAAACGGGAATGCTTCTTCCACCGGGTCAAGGATCTGAAACAACACCCCCGTGACGCCCCGATCCGCAGCGCGGGTGACGGCGCGGGTGATTTTGGCTGTATCGCCAAGAAAATCTGACAAAAACACCGCACGAGATCGTGCTGGAAGGTCTGCAAAACCTGCTTCCTGTGAGGACAGAAGGGCGGTTGCCATGCGCGACAGGGCAAGCTCGCCTCGTCCTGCCGGGGCGGCACTTGTGGCCAGCCCTACCCGTTCGCCGCCGCGTACCAGAAGCACGGCCAACGCCATGGTAATCAACCGCGCCACGTCGCCCTTCTTTGCCAGATCGGACGATGACGCAAAATCCATCGAAGACGACGGATCGACCCAAAACAACACGCTTTGCGCCGCCTGCCACTCTTTTTCCTGAACATAGTGATGATCAGACCGGGCCGAGCGGCGCCAGTCGATCCGGTGTGCCGGGTCGCCAGGCTGGGCGGGGCGAAATTGCCAGAATGCATCCCCCTGCCCCGGTTTGCGCCGGCCATGTTCGCCCAATTCAACACTCGCCGCCAAATGGCGCGCATGGGCCATAAGGGGAGGCAGTCGTTCGGCCAGACCCTCGGCCCGGCTACGCAATGTGGGGTTAGGTTTCACGCCGCCGCCACGGCGCGTGTGGTCTGGTCAACCACTGCGCCGATCACAGTGGCCAGATCATGCCCTGCCGCGCGCGCGCCATAACTCAGCGCCATGCGGTGGCTCAGAACCGGACGCGCGAGCGCCTGTACATCGTCAATCCCCGGTGCCAAGCGCCCGTCGATCAGAGCCCGCGCCCGTGTCAGCAGCATAAGCGCCTGCGCCGCGCGCGGCCCCGGCCCCCAGCTGACAGTATCGCGCACAATCTGAGGCGCGGCTTCATCATCAGGGCGACAGGCGCGCACAAGATCAAGGATCGCATCCACCACGGTTTCGCCAACCGGCATCCTGCGCAGCAATTTTTGGGCCGCTATCAGGTCCGCCGCTGAAAAAACCGGTTCAGCCTGTGCGTCCTCGGTTCCCGTGGTGGCCAGCAGGATATCGCGCTCGGCGTCACGGTCGGGGTATTCAACATCCACCTGCAAAAGGAAGCGGTCCAACTGCGCTTCGGGCAGGGGATAGGTGCCTTCCTGTTCCAGTGGGTTTTGGGTGGCCAGCACATGGAAGGGCGCGGCCAGTGCGTGGGTCTGCCCCGCAACCGAAACCTGACGTTCTTGCATCGCCTGCAGCAGTGCTGATTGGGTACGCGGACTGGCGCGGTTGATCTCG
This DNA window, taken from Aliiroseovarius sp. F47248L, encodes the following:
- a CDS encoding DUF4159 domain-containing protein yields the protein MMFGLPIAFTTPWLLAGLVALPVLWLLLRAIPPAPLRQRFPAVTLLLGLEDRDAESDRTPWWLLLLRLLAVAALILGFAGPVLNPEQRQSSGGPLLIFVDAGWTAASDWPQRIGAIDDHLDIAAQAGRPVAIALSHEVTDAGAAAPQWQSAGEWRVRLAGLSPVAWEEPYGAASAWAAELQDADTIWISDGVSREGRLELLTAFEAKGGVEIMQPTAPRIGLLPARAEDGTLVLEALRTGVSTGVDIVVQGIGPDPTGVERVLATSVLSFSAGAARTEVPMSLPPELRNRITRFQLEDQRAAGAVTLADDSLRRRRVALLTGTQSREGLELLSPLHYLREALVPSAEVIEDTAIDTLIEAGPEVLILPDVPSLAEPDQKALAGWVAQGGLLLRFAGPRLAAADTGRGVEDILLPVRLRSGGRVVGGAMSWGAPRALAPFPETSPFFGLRVPDDVLVRAQILAEPSPDLADRTLASLSDGTPLVTRKALGQGQVVLFHISANAEWSSLALSGLFVQMLERLAVSTRPGQVEAQTLEGTQWVAERVLDPFGQLGPAGARAGVEGPRLLDGASAEVPPGLYADGDRRLAVNTLGPDAQMNPANWPSRIVPRWNDRSAARSLAPYLLAAALILGTLDILASLWISGRLRNRVITNAARVGAFVMMALFVLPDHSVAQDADTPEAVIAAASTVTLAHVLSGDPATDEVAEAGLMGLSDQLFSRTSVEPAPPVGLDIERDELSVYPLLYWPVSETTRQPSPAAYARLKTYLATGGFILFDTRDAGFGGESAAARRLRVIALPLGLPPLEPVPHDHVLTRAFYLLEEFPGRARGPAWVEAAPPNAERAEGMPFRNLNDGVSPVIIGGNDWAGAWAIRSDGAPMFPVGRGQAGERQREMAVRFGVNLVMHVLTGNYKSDQVHVPALLERLGE
- a CDS encoding DUF58 domain-containing protein, which gives rise to MAHARHLAASVELGEHGRRKPGQGDAFWQFRPAQPGDPAHRIDWRRSARSDHHYVQEKEWQAAQSVLFWVDPSSSMDFASSSDLAKKGDVARLITMALAVLLVRGGERVGLATSAAPAGRGELALSRMATALLSSQEAGFADLPARSRAVFLSDFLGDTAKITRAVTRAADRGVTGVLFQILDPVEEAFPFHGRMIFEDMSGHLEHDTTEAHDLRDRYLNRLAARKSELADLARRTGWQYHTHHSGDADSAALLWLYHAIEGHR
- a CDS encoding MoxR family ATPase; amino-acid sequence: MTNDAILDEIEALGHTLSHAKSVIARRIIGQDQVVDLTLSALLAGGHALLIGLPGLGKTRLVETLSTVMGLREGRIQFTPDLMPSDILGAEVLEESAEGTRSFRFLKGPIFCQLLLADEINRASPRTQSALLQAMQERQVSVAGQTHALAAPFHVLATQNPLEQEGTYPLPEAQLDRFLLQVDVEYPDRDAERDILLATTGTEDAQAEPVFSAADLIAAQKLLRRMPVGETVVDAILDLVRACRPDDEAAPQIVRDTVSWGPGPRAAQALMLLTRARALIDGRLAPGIDDVQALARPVLSHRMALSYGARAAGHDLATVIGAVVDQTTRAVAAA